The genomic DNA TCTCGGCCACCGTCCACGGCCTGCTCACCCATCCCGGCCAGCTCGCCCGCCTGCGCGCCGAGCCGGAGCTGACCGAGGCCGCCGTGGAGGAGTCGCTGCGGTACCACTCGCCCGTCCACGCCTCCGCGTTCCGTTTCGCGGCCGAGCCGCTGGAGCTGGCGGGCACCGCGATCGCGGCGGGCGACTCGGTGCTCGTCTCGCTCGCCGCCGCCTCCCGCGACCCGGCGCACTTCCCCGACCCCGACCGCTTCGACATCGGCCGCCGCCCGCAGGGCCACCTCGGTTTCGGGCACGGCCCGCACCACTGCCTGGGCGCCCCGCCGGCCCGCGTCGAGGCCGCCGTCGCCGTACGCCTGCTGCTCGACCGGCACCCCGCACCCGCCCTGGCCGCCGACCCGGCGACGCTCACCTGGCGCACCGGCACCCTGCTGCGGGGGCTGGTGGAACTGCCGGTGCGGCTCGGCTGATCCGCGGACCGTCGGCAGCGGCGCCCACGGGCCCGAGACGGGTTCCGGACGGGATCAGGACGGGTTCCGGACGGGATCAGGACGGGTCCTCCGGTACGGCCGACAGCAGGCTGTGCACGATCGGTCCCGCCGAGCCGCCGCCGGTGACGCCCTCCTCGACGACCACGGCGACGGCCACGTTGCCCCGGTGGGCGACCAGCCAGCCGTTGTTGTCCTGGTCGTCGGAGACCTCGGCGGTGCCGGTCTTGGCGCCGATCTCGCCCGGCAGGTCGGCCAGGACGCGCGCGGTGCCGTCGGTGACGGTGGCCCGCATCAGCCCGCGCAGCTGGGTGACGACCTCGTCGGGCAGCGGTTCGGTGCGGGTCCCGTCCTCGTTGCCCGCGGTGACGGACGGCTGGTGGAACTCCCCGGACACCGCGGTGGCCGTCACCGACGCCATGATCAGGGGGTTGGCCTGGACCCGGCCCTGCCCGATCATCGACGCCGCCTTCTCCGTCTCGTCCTTGGGCGCCGGCACCGACCCGTCGTACGTCGGGATGCCGACGTGCCACTCCTGGCCGACCCCGAAATAGGTCCGCGCGACCTTCCCCAGCTCCCCGTCGTCGAGCTTGCCACGCAGGCTGATGAAGGCGGTGTTGCAGGACTCGGTGAAGTCCTTGCGGAAGGTGGCGCCGGGGTGTTCGGAGGTCTCCACGTTGTGGAACTCCTTGCCCACCGTCAGGTACTTGGGGCAGTCCACGACGTCGTCGGGCGCGACCGCGTCCTTGAGCAGCAGGGCGCTGCTGGTGACGATCTTCCAGGTGGAGCCGGGTGCGTAGGTGCCGGAGGCGGCGCGGTTGAAGCCGGAGGAGGGCGAGTTGGCGAGGGCGAGGACCTCGCCGTTGTCGACGCGCAGCGCGACCAGGGAGGCGTTCTTGCCGTCGGCCTCGCCGAGGGCCTGCTCGGCGGCCGACTGCCAGCCCGCGTCCAGGGTGGTGCGCACGGGCCGGTCCGCCGTCGCCGGGTCGGGCTCCTTGCCGAAGGACGCCTCGGTGCGCACGGTCTCGCCCGTGGTCCGGTCGACCAGCTCGACCGCGCCGCGCGGGCCGCCCCCGCCCGCGTCACCGGCCAGCCGCCCCAGCAGCGGGGACAGGGACGGGTACTCGGCGCCCACGAGCGGGACGCCCTCGCGGTCCGTGACCTTCGGCGGGGCGCTCTCCTCGCGCTCCAGGCGGAACTTCTCCGTCTCGCTCAGCCGCGGGTGCACCAGCGACAGCCGCCAGTCCACCTTCCAGCTGCCGTCGTCCTGCTCGCGGAGCGGCAGCTCCGACTCGTACGTCCAGGTGCCCAGGCCGGTGACCGGCATCCGCGCGGTGAAGGGGATGCCGAGGGTGCCGTCCTCGGCCTCCTTCACGCCGTCGTCCGCCGCCGTCAGCTTCGGTTTCTCGATGTCGAGTCCCGCGGTGAAGCTCTGCAGCACCTCCTGCGCCTTGCCGGGCTCGGTGGTGCGTCCGGCCGCGCCCGGCAGGCGCCCGGCGGCCCAGTCGGCGAGGAACGCGCGCGCCTGTTTCAGCGCGGCGGGGTCGGGTCCGTCGTCGCCGCGCGCGAAGGGGCCGAACCCGGCGGCGTACGAGCCGCCCGCGGCGATCGCGAGGACGACACCCACGGCGGCGACGGCCCGCACACCGTTGCGGGGCCTGCGGCGGCGGGGCGGGGTGAGGTGGGGAGAGGCCAGGTGAGGAGCGTCAGGCATGGGGAGGTCCTTGTCGGTCAGCGGCCGGGGCCGGTGAGGAAGTCGAGGATCGTGTCGGTGGCGTCGAGGGCCTTGCTGACGGGGCCGAACCCCTCGGGCGGGGGCACGGTCGAGCCCGGCCAGGTGTGACCGGCGTCGTCGACGACGAGGAGTTGCACGGTGCCGCCGGGCCGCCGGGAGCCGCCGGGAGCCTCGTTCCCGAGCCGCCACACCGTCCGGTCGTAGCCCTTCTCCGCCCGCGTGACCGGCTCACCCGCGCCCCCGGCCGCCGCGAACGCCGCCGCGCTGTCCCGGGCCGACCGGGTCGGCAGGATCGGCTCCTCGGGATCCGGCGGCGGGGAGGGCAGGCCCGCGAGGGGCCGTACGGGGTCGTCGGCGCCGTAGACCACCATGACCGGGACGGGGCCGGTGGGCTCCACCGCGGCGTCACCCGTCGGCAGCTGGCCGGAGACCGAGGCCGCACCCGCCAGCAGGGCGGGGCGTTCGGCGGCCATGCGCAGCGCCATCGAGCCGCCGTTGGAGAACCCGGCGACGTAGACCTGACGGGGGTCGGCCCGCTCGGTGCGGACCAGGTGCTCGATCAGCGCCTCGGTGAACCGCACGTCCAGGCCGGGGTCCGGGCGCTGCTTCGTCGCCCGTGTGCCCGCGCCCCAGCCGTGGCCGAGGCCCTCGGGAAAGGCGACGAGCATGCCGCGCGCGGTGGCGGCCCGCTCCAGCCGGGTCTTCGCCCGCAGTTCGGCGGCGTCGGCGCCGCGGCCGTGGAAGGCGACGAGGAGGGGCCGCGGGCCGTCGGCGGCCGGGGCGGGGGGCCGGTGCAGGAGGTACTGGCGGGTGTCGCCGTCCACCCGGAGCCGGGCGCGGACCTCCGGCGCCGCGGTGGCCGTACCGCTGCCCGCGCCACTGCCCGTGCCACTGCCGGTGGCGGTGGCGGTGGCGGTGGCGGTGGTGGACGGACCGCTCGACGCGGCCGCTTCCGGACGGCCGGAGCCGGCGTCGGTGGCGCAGCCGGCCAGCGGGAGGACGAGGACGAGGGCGAGCCCGCCGGCCCACCTACGGGCACGCAGCGCGGGGCCAGGGTCGCCGACGGGGTCGCCGACGGGGTCGCCGACGGGGGAACCGGCGCGGTCACGGTCACGGTCACGGAAGGAGCGCATGGCCCGAGGAGAGCAACCCCGTTGAGCCCCTGTCCAAGACCGATATGAATGTCGGATCGATCAATCCCCGATATGATTACTGGTCGTGGACCTGGTGCGGCACCTGGAGTGCTTTGTGGCTGTTGCAGAAGAGTCACACTTCGGGCGTGCCGCCGCCCGGCTCGGCATGGCCCAGCCGCCCCTGTCGCAGCGCATCCGGCGGCTGGAGAAGGAGCTGGGCGTCCGGCTCTTCGAGCGCACCAGCCGGCAGGTGACGATCACCGAGGCGGGCACGCTGCTGCTCGCCGAGGCCCGTGAGCTGCTGGCCCGCGCCGAGGCGCTGCGGACCGCGGCGCGCCGCATCCGGGACGGCGAGAGCGGTCTGCTGCGCGCCGCCCTGTCCCCCGACATCTCCGGCGAGACCGTCGCCGCGCTGCTGGCCGACTTCCGCCGCCGGCACGCGGGGCTCGAACTGGAGCTGCACGAGCTGACCACCGCCCAGCAGCTCGCCGGGTTCGCCGCCCACGAGCTGGACGTCGGCCTCATCCACCACCCGTGCGATGTCACCGGCCTGGAACTGGGCCCGGTGCTCCGCCGCGACCTCGGTGTACTGCTGCCGCGGGGCGCGCCCCAGACGGAGCTGGACGCCGTGCCGCTCGCCGCCCTCACCGGCTACGACCTGGTCCTCTTCCCGCGCGCCGACGCGCCCGCGGTCTACGACGACCTGCTCACCGCCTGCGCCCGGGGCGGCTACACTCCCGCCGCGGTACGGCACGGCCAGGGCGCGAGCTTCGTCCGCGGCCTGGTCCTGTCGTCCGGGGCCGTCGCCCTCGGCCCCCGCGACACCCGGCTCGTGAGCCCCGGCGACCAGGACCTGGTGTGGCGCCCGCTGGCCGGGGCCCCGCCCGCCTGGCGGCACTCCGCGGCCTGGCCCAAGGGGCGTGGCGACGCCGCCGTCGGCGCCTTCGCGGACGCGGCCACCCACGCCCTGCGCACCACGGCCGGCGCCCACTCCGAGGCACCCGCCCGGCCCCTGCACCTTCGCCCGGCATCGGAGTACTGGCTTTGACCGACACCGCCCCCCTCAGCCACCGACCGGCGCCCCCCGCCAACGCCGCCCACCGCCACCCACCGACCCCCACCCGCCCCCGCACACCCGGCGGCGCCCTCCGGAACGCCCGTGCCCGGGCCGGGGTGCGCGTCGCGGTGGCCGCGCGGTCGGTGGGAACCGACGCGGCGCCGGAGGCCCGGTCATGACCGACAGCGTCACCGCCGCCCGGCTGGACGCCGCGTTCGCCGATGCCGGGGTCACCGGGTGGCTGCACG from Streptomyces sp. CB09001 includes the following:
- a CDS encoding penicillin-binding transpeptidase domain-containing protein; the encoded protein is MPDAPHLASPHLTPPRRRRPRNGVRAVAAVGVVLAIAAGGSYAAGFGPFARGDDGPDPAALKQARAFLADWAAGRLPGAAGRTTEPGKAQEVLQSFTAGLDIEKPKLTAADDGVKEAEDGTLGIPFTARMPVTGLGTWTYESELPLREQDDGSWKVDWRLSLVHPRLSETEKFRLEREESAPPKVTDREGVPLVGAEYPSLSPLLGRLAGDAGGGGPRGAVELVDRTTGETVRTEASFGKEPDPATADRPVRTTLDAGWQSAAEQALGEADGKNASLVALRVDNGEVLALANSPSSGFNRAASGTYAPGSTWKIVTSSALLLKDAVAPDDVVDCPKYLTVGKEFHNVETSEHPGATFRKDFTESCNTAFISLRGKLDDGELGKVARTYFGVGQEWHVGIPTYDGSVPAPKDETEKAASMIGQGRVQANPLIMASVTATAVSGEFHQPSVTAGNEDGTRTEPLPDEVVTQLRGLMRATVTDGTARVLADLPGEIGAKTGTAEVSDDQDNNGWLVAHRGNVAVAVVVEEGVTGGGSAGPIVHSLLSAVPEDPS
- a CDS encoding PHB depolymerase family esterase, giving the protein MRSFRDRDRDRAGSPVGDPVGDPVGDPGPALRARRWAGGLALVLVLPLAGCATDAGSGRPEAAASSGPSTTATATATATGSGTGSGAGSGTATAAPEVRARLRVDGDTRQYLLHRPPAPAADGPRPLLVAFHGRGADAAELRAKTRLERAATARGMLVAFPEGLGHGWGAGTRATKQRPDPGLDVRFTEALIEHLVRTERADPRQVYVAGFSNGGSMALRMAAERPALLAGAASVSGQLPTGDAAVEPTGPVPVMVVYGADDPVRPLAGLPSPPPDPEEPILPTRSARDSAAAFAAAGGAGEPVTRAEKGYDRTVWRLGNEAPGGSRRPGGTVQLLVVDDAGHTWPGSTVPPPEGFGPVSKALDATDTILDFLTGPGR
- a CDS encoding LysR family transcriptional regulator — its product is MAVAEESHFGRAAARLGMAQPPLSQRIRRLEKELGVRLFERTSRQVTITEAGTLLLAEARELLARAEALRTAARRIRDGESGLLRAALSPDISGETVAALLADFRRRHAGLELELHELTTAQQLAGFAAHELDVGLIHHPCDVTGLELGPVLRRDLGVLLPRGAPQTELDAVPLAALTGYDLVLFPRADAPAVYDDLLTACARGGYTPAAVRHGQGASFVRGLVLSSGAVALGPRDTRLVSPGDQDLVWRPLAGAPPAWRHSAAWPKGRGDAAVGAFADAATHALRTTAGAHSEAPARPLHLRPASEYWL